The following are encoded in a window of Myxococcota bacterium genomic DNA:
- a CDS encoding aldo/keto reductase, whose amino-acid sequence MKTRRLGKTGLVVSEICLGTMTFGSFADEKESHAMLDFADAKGVDFLDVAEIYPVPPDEKWAGRSEEIVGSWLEKRGRRETLFVATKIAGPSGGWFRAAVRGGRTALDRHNVERAVEGSLRRLRTDYIDLYQTHWPDPDLPCEEVMEALDRVVRAGKVRYVGCSNESAYGLTKSLWASHARGVTRYETIQNNFSLLNRRFEDELANVCRREKLSLLPYSPIAGGVLSGKYLGGAFPEGARFSRYRGNDPRQQVMTRRFVNPKTLGATERFAKIAADAGLPVVTLAVAWTLAHDFVGSTIIGATRVDQLEDSLRAADVTLSRDVLAACDAVSKEILYPMG is encoded by the coding sequence GTGAAGACGCGAAGACTCGGCAAGACCGGCCTGGTGGTGTCCGAAATCTGTCTGGGCACGATGACCTTCGGGAGCTTCGCCGACGAGAAGGAGAGTCATGCCATGCTCGACTTCGCGGACGCGAAGGGCGTGGACTTCCTCGACGTGGCCGAGATCTACCCGGTGCCGCCCGACGAGAAGTGGGCGGGCCGCAGCGAAGAGATCGTCGGCAGCTGGCTGGAGAAGCGCGGCCGGCGCGAGACTCTGTTCGTCGCCACCAAGATCGCCGGCCCCAGCGGCGGCTGGTTCCGCGCCGCGGTGCGCGGCGGGCGCACGGCTCTGGACCGCCACAACGTGGAGCGCGCGGTCGAAGGCAGTCTGCGCCGGCTGCGCACCGACTACATCGACCTGTACCAGACTCACTGGCCCGACCCGGACCTGCCCTGCGAAGAGGTCATGGAGGCGCTCGACCGCGTCGTGCGCGCCGGTAAGGTGCGCTACGTGGGCTGCAGCAACGAGAGCGCGTACGGACTCACCAAGAGTCTGTGGGCGTCGCACGCGCGCGGCGTGACCCGCTACGAGACGATCCAGAACAACTTCTCGCTCTTGAACCGGCGCTTCGAGGACGAGCTCGCGAACGTGTGCCGGCGCGAGAAGCTGAGTCTCCTGCCGTACAGCCCGATCGCGGGCGGCGTGCTGTCGGGCAAGTATCTGGGCGGCGCGTTTCCCGAGGGCGCGCGCTTCTCGCGCTACCGCGGCAACGACCCGCGCCAGCAGGTCATGACTCGGCGCTTCGTGAACCCAAAGACGCTGGGCGCGACCGAGCGCTTCGCGAAGATCGCCGCCGACGCGGGTCTGCCGGTCGTGACGCTGGCCGTGGCCTGGACGCTCGCGCACGACTTCGTGGGCTCGACCATCATCGGTGCGACCCGCGTCGACCAGCTCGAGGACTCACTGCGTGCCGCCGACGTGACGCTCTCCCGCGACGTGCTCGCGGCCTGCGACGCGGTCTCGAAGGAGATCCTCTACCCCATGGGCTGA
- a CDS encoding sigma-70 family RNA polymerase sigma factor translates to MSSAMSDASPALAADLSRVFADERRFLFGLAYRMTGSGADADDIVQETFARALSHPPARRDVPWRPWLVRVALNLARDELRRRRRRGYKGPWLPEPLDDAELVEPAHEPLSTTGRYELVESVSFAFLLALEALSPAQRAVLLLRDVFEYTSAEAAEALDLSEANARVLLHRARRALADYDRSRFVPDRAAREQSVEVLGRFMACFAKQDVAGMEALLAEDVVTLNDTDGKYPAAGVAVTGRNKVARFHAGIARLRTAQVPRVVLRWLNGAPALLVDYSPVTDRLAPRFVTTGEIDAHGRVRRIYTVLAPAKIARAFRSF, encoded by the coding sequence ATGAGCTCCGCGATGTCCGACGCCTCGCCCGCGCTTGCGGCCGACCTGTCGCGCGTGTTCGCCGACGAGCGCCGCTTCCTGTTCGGGCTCGCGTACCGGATGACCGGAAGCGGCGCCGACGCCGACGACATCGTGCAGGAGACGTTCGCGCGCGCGCTCAGCCACCCGCCGGCGCGCCGCGACGTGCCCTGGCGGCCGTGGCTGGTGCGCGTGGCGCTGAACCTGGCGCGCGACGAGCTGCGCCGGCGCCGGCGCCGTGGCTACAAGGGGCCGTGGCTGCCCGAGCCGCTCGACGACGCCGAGCTGGTCGAGCCCGCGCACGAGCCGCTCTCGACCACCGGCCGCTACGAGCTGGTCGAGAGTGTCTCGTTCGCCTTTCTGCTCGCGCTGGAAGCGCTCAGCCCGGCCCAGCGCGCGGTGCTCCTGCTGCGCGACGTGTTCGAGTACACGTCGGCCGAGGCCGCCGAGGCGCTCGATCTGTCCGAGGCGAACGCGCGCGTGCTCCTGCACCGTGCGCGCCGGGCGCTCGCCGACTACGACCGGAGCCGCTTCGTGCCCGACCGCGCGGCGCGCGAGCAGTCAGTCGAGGTCCTGGGCCGGTTCATGGCCTGCTTCGCCAAGCAGGACGTCGCGGGCATGGAGGCTCTGCTGGCCGAGGACGTCGTGACCTTGAACGACACCGACGGGAAATACCCCGCCGCGGGCGTGGCGGTCACCGGGCGCAACAAGGTCGCGCGCTTCCATGCGGGCATCGCGCGGCTGCGCACGGCGCAGGTGCCGCGCGTGGTGCTGCGCTGGCTGAACGGCGCTCCCGCGCTCCTGGTCGACTATTCGCCGGTGACCGACCGGCTCGCGCCGCGCTTCGTGACCACCGGTGAGATCGACGCCCACGGCCGGGTGCGGCGCATCTACACCGTGCTCGCGCCCGCGAAGATCGCGCGCGCGTTCCGCAGCTTCTGA
- a CDS encoding NAD(P)/FAD-dependent oxidoreductase encodes MRAAEVAQEARVAVVGGGLAGLSAAAFAARAGARVTLFERLTETGGRARTRVDDGFAFNMGPHALYLQGPAIASLRELGIEPAGGSPPTSGGLAWLRGRLHALPGGTVSLMTTGLLGVAEKLELASLMTRVAKLAEQTGASESVDEFLARELRHEGVRELLRGLVRLTSYSNMTDRMSAQAALAQVALGLGPGVRYVDGGWSALVDALEARAREAGVELRRGAKVERVVHDGRARGLELAGGERCAADAVILTGGPDESSALVDGGGHPFFARVRERAVPVRAACLDLGLEGLPSPKRLFALGIDRPLYYSVHSAAAKLAPEGRATVCLARYLGADERPGREELEADFHALLDALQPGWRERVVTRKLLRELVVTHDLPQAALGGLAGRTPGAVSGIANLYLAGDWIGPDGLLADASFASARAAARAAAGADGVRVAA; translated from the coding sequence GTGAGGGCGGCGGAAGTGGCGCAGGAAGCGAGAGTGGCGGTGGTCGGCGGCGGGCTGGCGGGGCTTTCGGCGGCGGCGTTCGCGGCGCGCGCGGGTGCGCGCGTGACGCTGTTCGAGCGCCTGACCGAGACGGGCGGGCGCGCCCGTACCCGCGTCGACGACGGCTTCGCGTTCAACATGGGCCCGCACGCGCTGTACCTGCAGGGGCCGGCGATCGCGTCCCTGCGCGAGCTCGGGATCGAGCCCGCGGGCGGCTCGCCCCCGACCTCGGGCGGGCTGGCTTGGCTGCGCGGGCGACTGCACGCGCTGCCCGGTGGCACCGTGTCGCTCATGACCACGGGCCTCTTGGGCGTGGCCGAGAAGCTCGAGCTGGCGTCGCTCATGACGCGCGTGGCGAAGCTCGCGGAGCAGACCGGCGCCAGTGAGTCGGTCGACGAGTTCCTGGCGCGCGAGCTGCGCCACGAGGGCGTGCGCGAGCTTTTGCGCGGGCTCGTGCGACTCACGAGCTACTCGAACATGACCGACCGCATGTCGGCGCAGGCGGCGCTCGCGCAGGTCGCGCTCGGCCTCGGCCCCGGCGTGCGCTACGTCGACGGCGGCTGGAGCGCGCTGGTCGACGCGCTCGAAGCGCGCGCGCGCGAAGCGGGCGTCGAGCTGCGGCGCGGCGCGAAGGTCGAGCGGGTGGTGCACGACGGCCGCGCGCGCGGCCTCGAGCTGGCCGGCGGCGAGCGCTGCGCCGCCGACGCCGTGATCCTGACCGGCGGCCCCGACGAGTCGAGCGCGCTGGTCGACGGCGGCGGGCACCCGTTCTTCGCGCGCGTGCGGGAGCGGGCCGTGCCGGTCCGCGCCGCGTGTCTGGACCTCGGGCTGGAGGGCCTGCCGAGCCCGAAGCGCCTGTTCGCGCTCGGCATCGACCGGCCGCTCTACTACTCGGTGCACTCCGCGGCCGCGAAGCTCGCGCCCGAGGGCCGGGCGACCGTGTGTCTCGCGCGCTACCTCGGCGCCGACGAGCGGCCGGGCCGCGAGGAGCTCGAGGCCGACTTCCACGCTCTGCTCGACGCCCTGCAGCCCGGCTGGCGCGAGCGCGTGGTGACTCGCAAGCTGCTGCGCGAGCTGGTCGTCACGCACGACCTGCCGCAGGCGGCGCTCGGCGGCCTGGCGGGGCGCACCCCCGGCGCAGTGAGTGGCATCGCGAACCTGTATCTCGCAGGTGACTGGATCGGGCCCGACGGCCTGCTCGCCGACGCCTCGTTCGCGAGCGCCCGGGCGGCGGCGCGCGCCGCGGCGGGCGCGGACGGGGTGCGCGTGGCAGCATGA